In the genome of Peromyscus eremicus chromosome 1, PerEre_H2_v1, whole genome shotgun sequence, the window TTCTCCCCGTGAATATTAATCTCCTCACAAGGTTTGATTTTAGTGGCCCCATGTAATGCCAGATGCCATGTACTAAGTGTGGCATCCCACAGAAGACTTGGGAAGAGAAACTCTGGGTGTCTGAGTGGTGAAGGCTTTTtctccaaagcaaaaccaaacaaaggccATCATGATGGTTCATGAgagaaaggtgcttgctgccaagcctgacaacctgagttcaattccagggaCCCACATGCTGGAAGAATATCAGTGACTCCCACGGttgtccctgacctccacacatgtgcacataataaatataatacttcttcttaaaaatacataaatgaaaatctGCAACCTGGTACCTGGGCCAGGTAAGGAAGAAGTTATGGTGAGATTTGTCCTCAGCTCTCTCACTCCCCAAGCCATCTGATAAACAGCCTACACACTGCTTTTATTGGGGACATTCAAAGCCAGGTATAGGAGGGAGAATATCAAGGGAAATGGAAGGAATGAAGTCACCCAAGGCCACACATTTCCATTATGGGCGGCAATGCTTCATGACCAACAATGAAGGGTGTGTCTGTGGGCTGCTTGGAGGTCTTCCACAGTCTGTGCTATCAGGGGGCAAAAATGCCTTGCAACAACTCATGGGGATAGAGGAGAGGAGAATTGCTACctgcctctccccttcctctctccactgaAGTTCTCCCCATAGATATTAATGTCCTCACAAGGGTTGATTTTGGTGGCCTCATGGAATGCCAGATACCATGTCCTGCAGTGAGGCATTCTGTAGAAGACTTTGGAAGAGAGATTCTGGGTACATGAGTGGTGAAGGCCAGAGAGAGTCTGATGTAGAGCATGATGTGTCTAATACCTTCTAGCACTAAGATATCTTTCCCATGGTCTGGCCCTGGAAACTTTGGAATACCCTGGGAGAGAGCATGGGTTGCATAGTGCAGGTATGAGAGTGTTTCCTGCTAGGGATTGACAAGAGAAAAGAACTTTCAAATTAATCCAGTCTATGGTTCCATCTTCTCATCTGGCTAAATGGCGGAAGTCAGTAATCCCTGAGAGGCGAGGGCACCAGAGTTTGAGGAATCCACTATGGTGTCAAAAGCTTCATGTGGGCTTccccatcacttcctgtctccatctgaaCTTTTGTCTATCCCAGAGATGACCCAGTCTTGGGCAACAGGGTTTCGGTTTGAGAATCCAGGAAACAGAGCTAAAGCCTCTGACTAGGAGCAAGAGGACCACCTATCTGTCCATCTGTCGGTCCACTGTTGGTCTTAGGTGTCAGGAAATCTGGCACGCGCTGATGAGTGTGAAGAGTTTTTTGGTGTTGCTTGAGATGGTAGGATCTCATGAACTGCTGGCCACAATCCTTGTATTTATGTGGTCGATATCTGGTGTGGATCCATCCACGTCGTCTGAGCTCATCAGAGTGGAAGAAAGACCATATACAGCCCTCCCAGTCAAATATGTAGGGCTTCtcacctgtgtgtttgtgttggtgACTCATGAGGTGAGAGTGCTTGGTATAAGCTTTTCCACAGTTGTTGTATGAACAGAGGTAAGGCCTTGAAACTGGGGGAGGCTTCCTGGGTGCCCCTCCTGGAACACTGGAGTTCTCTGTCGCCTGTGGAGCTGGTGTGGGCTTTTCACGAATGAAAGGTTCTTCCAGGCGATTTGACTGGGTCTCAAATGAGTCCTGGGATTCTAAAGCTGGCAATGGCTGGAGCCCAGGTGGGGGTATCCCAGGGTGGTAGGGATTTAAGTGCAACATCTGATCCATAGAGGGGGACATGGCATGGGTCACAGTGGAAGGCATGCCTGGGACCAATAATATTCCGCAATTTAAAGAGCCCGTGGTAGCAGGTACTACTGAGGAGACAGAATAAGGCATTGTTGCGGCACTACTGTGGGCCATTACTGGGACCACTAGAAGCTGAGCCTGGCAGGCTGCTGTGAGGCAACAGATTCTCTCTAAAGGCTATGGTCACTCCCAGAGTACCTGGACTCCCTAAGGGCATCATGTGGGATCTCGAGTCAATCATTCTCCCTGGTTGGTGGTTAGATGGTGTCTGATGATACATCTGGGAAGGTGGAGGAGTCAGTTGGGAGGTgctggggaccagcctcagcagtttcgggggtccgaaggatgggatacctggaaggcgCAGTAACGACTCAGAGACAGTGTTCGTGAAAGATGACAGGTCAATTCagcttctgcagttgctaagtagcTTCTGCTACAGCTTCTGCTTTTCCTTGGTAACCTGTCTTTTATTATCACAAGCaaggggaaacagaaaggaaaggggaaatcacCTAATACAAAGTGTTCTCATAattccaaaggttattcttaCAAAATCATCAATATACTCTTCATCATCTTTGATTAAACACAAAAACTATCCCAGACTTAATGCCAGAGCAAGCACAATCTAATTGTACTCTTTAATGGTTATACAATCTTCTGAGCATTtgacccagaggctagcaacatgcagtttcacaaaaaaaggtaaaaataagaacagtagtTAATGTtccagacagtcatttccttcccACACAGCCTGCTCTGACCTCAAGACCTCCTCAGCtgcctaagttcctcctcagccctctgcaaacaccaagcccCGTGACTGGTGGGCTACAATGACTTCAGACAAGAGATCTGCCCTTGCAAGTCAGCAACTTTTGTCTTTCTTATCCCAACACTTCCAAGGAAGACCTGATCCAATTTTCAGAGCTTCCAcgaaaggaagctcacctttcttgGTGATCTAGATCAGtctaggaacccaataaaactTGCAGCAATCACTCCAACTATTGCCACattgtctccacactccttcaggaggaatcaaAATATCAGGATTAAAGttaccatctccctttcttggtggaggccactatattcctcctattctaggttcccacacttcccgtttgtcatcccatctatatgccactccatccacagtcttcagccaataccccttCGGGTCTCAAGTTCTACACAATGCCCTTGGAATATCCCCAGAAACcgaattattcatcatggccaaattgaatccagtgtgttgatacacatcataccatgCGCTATAGTTGACCACATATTcagtacagtttatccaagcctgaaaagcttccccaggctgcaggttctttcccatacctgcataactgccttaaccccagcctgggtgatcatctctgtataatttcctgtgaaatttacttcactcctttcctgtatcacagaaatcaccattgatcCAGGAACccagaacatgaagatcagataggAGAAAAAGATTAGCATCACAAGAAGTAGTTATATGGAGGAGACTGTGACATGTGCATGCTATAAAGCGTGACCTTGGGACAtgtaggcatttctgccttggtCCTCTAGAGGCATGCAAAGCAGAAGATCCGGAGTGGAGTGCATGGAGGGTTGGTGGTCCACAATCTTGGGTCCTTCATCTCCAGTTTCTGCTGGCAGCATGTCAGGCATCTTATATGCCAACCCTGGCAGGGAGGAGTACCTCCCACTATGCTCAGGGAGTGACATAATGAACTGTGACTCCCCTTCACCCTCATTCTGCCTGGATTCCTCAGCAGAAAACATAAAAAGCCTTGACATCCTTGACAAATGTTGAGTGGCCTGTGGCTGATGAACTCCACTGCTTCCAGGAGACACAGATACATGCAATGTTGGTGTTGACTGCTCATTATCCATGGGAGACTGATGCATAGCTGGCCACCTATTTTCCTGCTCCATGTCGGTCCAGACCTCACTTCAGACCAAAGGGGAGGCTGACCTGGCTGGTGCCATCATAAGCGAGTGTGCCAACACCACCACTATCCCCTTTGACTGTATTGGAGACCAGGTCTCTCATTCACTCCTGAATACAACTGACTAGCTGGTCCACGAGCCTTTGGGAATTCTCCAGTCTCTGCTTTGCTGACATTACAGATGTGTCCCTGCCATGTCAGTTTATACTTGAGTCCTGCAGATTCAATTTAGTTCTAACACTCTCACAGCCaggactttacccactgagccatcaccacACAacccatttgttgttgtttttgtttaaggataatttttct includes:
- the LOC131902441 gene encoding LOW QUALITY PROTEIN: Krueppel-like factor 17 (The sequence of the model RefSeq protein was modified relative to this genomic sequence to represent the inferred CDS: deleted 1 base in 1 codon) — encoded protein: MEQENRWPAMHQSPMDNEQSTPTLHVSVSPGSSGVHQPQATQHLSRMSRLFMFSAEESRQNEGEGESQFIMSLPEHSGSTSQLTPPPSQMYHQTPSNHQPGRMIDSRSHMMPLGSPGTLGVTIAFRENLLPHSSLPGSASSVPVMAHSSAATMPYSVSSVVPATTGSLNCGILLVPGMPSTVTHAMSPSMDQMLHLNPYHPGIPPPGLQPLPALESQDSFETQSNRLEEPFIREKPTPAPQATENSSVPGGAPRKPPPVSRPYLCSYNNCGKAYTKHSHLMSHQHKHTGEKPYIFDWEGCIWSFFHSDELRRRGWIHTRYRPHKYKDCGQQFMRSYHLKQHQKTLHTHQRVPDFLTPKTNSGPTDGQIGGPLAPSQRL